The stretch of DNA CAGCTTGGGGGTGTGATTTAACGTATGATTACATTAGAATCAACGCATCTTATCGAACGTGAGGTGAAGAAATGACTACAGTCGTGTTTAAAGTTGGAGGGAGTGTATTAAATCAACTTTCTCCTAAGTTTTATCAAGTTCTGTTACAGCTAAAAGAAACAGGAACATGCAATCCAATTATTGTTCACGGTGGAGGACCTGAAATTAATGAAGCGCTAAGTAAAATGAATATAAAAACCGAGTTTGTTGACGGTTTACGAGTAACTTCGGAGGAAGTTCTCAGTATTGCTGAGATGGTTATGAGTGGAACAATCAATAAACGCATTGTATCAAGTATACAGTCGATTGGTGGAAATGCACTTGGTTTAAGTGGAGTAGATGGAAAACTACTACGAGCAAAGCAAATGCATGATGGAAAGCTTGGTTTGGTTGGTGAAGTGGTTGAAGTTAATACAGAATGGTTATCAATCATTATGAATAGTGGGGGCATTCCAGTAATTTCACCAATTGCAATAGGTGATGCGGATAAGCGATATAATGTGAACGGTGATATGGCTGCTGGGGCGGTTGCTGAAGCTTTTCAATCAAAGCTAATACTCGTTAGTAATATTCCGGGAGTCATTGAATCGGTGAACGGAGAAGAAATAATTCATCATCATTTAACTAAACAACAAGTGGAAAGCAAAATAGATTCAGGCGTTATTTACGGAGGAATGATTCCTAAAGTTCGTTCTGCTTTAGCAAGTCTAAAAAGCGGTGTTGCAGAGTCCGTTATTTTAAATGGTTTGAATCCAATTGAAATAAAGAATTATTTAGAAGGAAAAACAGTTGGAACAGTTTTAACAGAAAGAGAGGTAGAGCATGTCTAGTACAACAAAAGTTTCATCAGCAGTAATGCAAACATATAATCGTTTTCCAATAACAGCAACGAAAGGAAAAGGCAGCTTCCTATGGGATGATAATGGGGAGAAATACTTAGATTATACATCGGGGATTGCAACTTGTAATTTAGGGCATGTACCAGATAATGTACAACATGCTATATCAAACCAATTAAAAGATTTATGGCATTGCTCCAATTTATATCATATTCCTAGTCAAGAAAAATTAGCCGCGTTACTTACTGAATATAGTTGCTTAGATCAAGTATTTTTTTGCAACAGTGGAGCAGAGGCAAATGAAGCTGCAATTAAAATAGCAAAAAAGTATGCGAAAGATAAAGGGTATGATGACCGCACTGAAATCATTACTTTCGAACAGTCTTTTCATGGGCGTACTGGATCTACTATGGCTGCTACTGCACAAGAAAAAATACATCAAGGATTTACTCCATTAACAGAAGGGTTTCGATATCTTCCATTTAATAACAAAGAATCATTGTCTGAAATCGATAATGGGAAAACTTCTGCTGTATTATTAGAAGTTATTCAAGGTGAAGGGGGCATACATACTGCAGAAAAAGATTGGTTAAAACAATTAGCTGCTATCTGTAAGCAAGCGGACATATTGCTAATGATTGATGAAATCCAGACGGGGATAGGACGCACGGGAAGTTTATTTGCCTATCAACCATATGGAATAGAGCCAGATGTTATTACGGTAGCGAAAGGTTTGGGATCTGGATTTCCAATTGGTGCCATGCTAGCGAAACAACACATCGCGGCATCATTTTCGCCTGGTACACATGGAAGTACTTTTGGAGGAAATCCAGTAGCTGCAGCAGCTGGTATCGCGACTTTAAAAGAAATATTAAGTGATGGTTTTCTAGAAAATTGTAAGGAAGGTCAAGAGGAATTGTTTAATCAATTAAAAAGTATAAAAGAAATCTCTCCTTTGATTAAAGACATTCGTGGTAAAGGTTATTTAATGGGTATAGAAGTTATGAATCAGGCTAGTGCGTGGATTGAAAAACTTCGCGAAAAACAAATCCTTGTGCTACCAGCTGGTGAGAAAGTAGTACGTATATTACCTCCATTAACGACAACAAAAGAGGAACTACAAATATGTATACAAGCGTTGAAAGAAGTGGCATTAGAACTGGGGGGAAATACAAATGGATAAAGGTTTTTTAGTATTAGAAACCGGAGAAGTATTTGAAGGAATTCTAATTGGAGATAAACAGGCAATCGAAGGTGAACTTGTTTTTAATACCGGTATGACAGGGTATCAGGAGATGATGACCGACCCTTCTTATAAAGGTCAAATTCTTACATTTTGTTATCCGATTATTGGGAATTATGGGATTAATGATATCGATGATGAGAGTAAAGAAATTGCTGTTTCTGCTGTTATTGCTAGTGATATTTGTGATGAACCTAGTCACTATCAGTTAACAAGGTCATTTTCAAAACAATTAGAGCAAGCTGGTATTCCAGGTTTGTTTGAAATTGATACACGTCAGCTTGTCATGATTATACGTGAACACGGTTCTTTGCGAGCAAAAATAGTGACCGACGAATGGGAAACAAAAAATATAACCTGGCAAACACGTAGCTTATTGTCATTAGTTAATAGTGTGTCTGTTAAACAATCAGAAACCTATGGTACAGGTGATACTCATATTGCGATTATGGATTACGGATATAAAAAATCAATTCGAAATGCGCTACTTCAACAAGGTTGTAAAGTGACGGTTGTTTCTTATCAAACACCACTTCATCACATAAAAGAACTGAACCCTGATGGTATTGTTCTTAGTAATGGGCCCGGAGATCCAATGGAGTTACAAGCGTATTTTCCTGTTATCAAACAAATAACACAAGACTACCCAACACTTGGTATTTGTCTGGGACATCAATTAATTGCATTAGCTTATGGGGCAATGACAAAGAAAATGCATTTTGGTCATCGAGGCGGTAATCATCCAGTGAAAGATTTATTCACCGGAAAGGTCTGGATAACGTCTCAAAATCACGGATATGTAGTAGAGGAAGACACCATTGATTATATGCAGTTTGATGTATTATTTAAGAATGTAAATGATCGTTCTTTAGAAGGTTTGAAACATTGTCACTATCCCGTTACTACTGTGCAATTTCATCCGGAGGCACATCCAGGACCAAGTGATACCAATTATATTTTTGAAGATTTCTTAAATGAAGTGAGAGAAAAGAAAGGAGCATTGACGCATGCCAAAGCGTAAGGACATAAACAAGGTACTCGTTATCGGATCGGGTCCAATCATCATCGGGCAGGCGGCAGAGTTCGACTATGCAGGTACACAAGCATGTCTTGCTTTAAAAGATGAAGGTATAGAGGTTGTTCTTGTTAATAACAATCCAGCTACGATCATGACAGACGAACAAATTGCAGATAACGTATATTTAGAACCTTTAAATAAAGAAACGTTAGTAAAAATTATTGAAAAAGAAAAACCTGATGGATTAATAGGCACATTAGGAGGACAAACCGGACTTAATTTATCTATTGAACTATTTGAAGCAGGTATTCTAGAAAAATATGAAGTGGAATTATTAGGTACCAGTGTTGACTCCATTCAAAAAGGGGAAGACCGTGAAAAATTTCGAGAATTAATGATTGAAATAAATGAACCAATATCCGAATCAAAAATTGTTACGAATGTTGAAGAAGGACTTCGGTTTATTGACCAAATAGGATTCCCTATTATTCTTCGTCCGGCTTATACGTTAGGTGGAGAAGGAGGGGGCTTTGCCCATAATGAAGCTGAGTTTGAAGAGTTACTAAATAGAGGATTAGGATTAAGCCCAATTCATCAAGTGTTGGTTGAAAAAAGTATTAAAGGTTGGAAAGAAGTAGAATACGAAGTGATGCGAGATGCAAATGATACATGTATTATCGTTTGTAATATGGAAAATATGGATCCGGTAGGTGTACATACGGGTGATTCCATTGTTGTCGCTCCATCCCAAACCCTAACTGATCATCAATATCAAATGTTACGTTCAGCTTCTGTGAAGGTTATTCGTGCATTAAATGTGGTTGGAGGGTGTAATATCCAGTTTGCTTTAAATCCGGATTCGAATGAATATTGTATTATCGAAGTAAACCCAAGAGTTAGCCGCTCTTCTGCTCTTGCATCTAAAGCTACGGGATATCCAATTGCTTCTATGGCAGCAAAGTGTGCGATCGGACTAAATTTGGATGAATTGAAAAATCCAGTAACCGGTTCAACCTATGCATCATTTGAACCTGCATTAGATTATATTGTCGTTAAGCTACCACGTTTTCCTTTTGATAAATTTTCTGAAGCGGATCGCTCACTAGGAACACAAATGAAAGCAACTGGTGAAGTAATGGCCATAGATCGAACATTTGAAGGAGCGCTTAACAAAGCAGTTCGATCATTAGAATTAGGCGTATCCGGTTTAGATTGGCCAAAGATGGATGAACGAGGAGATCAAGAATTATTCCGTTTAATTGAAACCCCAAATGATCTTCGTCTTTTTGCGTTAGCAGAGGCGCTGAATAGAGGGATATCTGTTGAAACATTGCATCAGAAGACATTTATTGACTTTTGGTTTTTAGCAAAGATCCAACATATTCTTCACACAGAAAAAGAGTTAGCGAATTATACACTAGCATCGCTACCTGTTCATTTGTTTAAAAAAGCAAAAAGGTACAATATAAGTGATGTTCAAATTGCTAAATTACTGCAAACAACGAGTAAGAAAGTGAGAGATTTCGCTAAAGAAATCGACGTACATCCTGTATATAAATTGGTTGACACTTGTGCGGGAGAATTTGATGCAGTTACTCCATATTACTATTCGACATGGTATGGTGAGGATGAAGTACAGATTAATCTTGATTCGAAAAAAATATTAGTAGTTGGCTCTGGTCCTATTCGGATTGGTCAAGGAGTCGAGTTTGACTATTGCTCCGTACACGCCGTACAGGCGCTTCAAAAAGCTGGATATGAAACGATTATGATAAATAATAATCCAGAAACGGTTAGTACCGATTATTCTGTTGCAGATAAATTGTATTTTGAACCCTTGGCATTGGAAGACGTGCTTCATGTTATCGAAAAGGAAAAAGTCGATGGTGTTATGTTACAGTTCGGTGGACAAACCGCAATTAATTTGGCAAATGAATTAGAGAAGGAAGGAATTCCATTATTAGGAACAAAACCTAAAGAAATTGATCAAATGGAAGATAGAGAACAATTTTATCAATTTCTAAATCAATTAGGGATTCCTCATATTAAAGGTGAAATAGTACACAACCAAAAAGAAGTTATATCAACGGTAAAAGATTTAGGTTTTCCTGTTTTGATTCGTCCTTCTTATGTAATAGGCGGGCAATCCATGTATATTTGCTACAATGAGAAAGATTTACTTTCCTATGTATCTAAAATTCAAGAAGATACGCATGATCGTTGCTGGCCACTATTAATAGATGACTATTTACCAGGCATGGAATACGATGTAGACGTTATTAGTGACGGGGAGAATATTGTTATTCCAGGAATTGTGGAACATATTGAAAAAGCAGGAGTCCATTCAGGAGATAGTATCGGAGTGTTTCCGCCGAGGGAGCTTAAATCTGAGCAGCAAGAAAGAATGATAGAAATTGCAAAACAAATTGCCGGCAAATTGCCTATCGTAGGTATAATGAATATCCAATTTGTTATCCATCATCAAACTATCTATGTATTGGAAGTGAATCCAAGAGCTTCTAGAACAGTTCCAGTTATCAGTAAAGTAACAGGGGTTCCGATGATAGAATGGGCGGTTTATTCTCAACTAGGATATCCACTCACTGATATTGTCTCAAAAGTAGGATTATTACCAGCCCCTCATTATTATACGATCAAAGCTCCAGTATTTTCATCGAGCAAATTAAAAGGTGTCGATCAAATCCTTGGGCCAGAAATGAAGTCAACGGGTGAATTAATCGGAATGAGTATGTCTTTTGAAGATGCTATCAAGAAAGCAATTGTACCGGTTAACTTTAATGACAAATATAAACTAGGTGTATTTCTATCTGTTAGTGATCTTTGGAAAGAGGATAGCATTGCATTTATGAATAAGTATAGTCATGTTTTCTCCCGTCTTTCAGCAACAGAAGGAACATCTAAATTTTTGCAGGAAAAAGGTTTTTCGATAGAAGCTATATCAAAAGATATTGGAATGATAGAAGAATATTTTAATGAACATCAGCCAGATGTTGTTATTAATATTCCAAATCAGGGGAGAGATAAAACCAGATTAGGGTATTTATTACGAGAACTTTGTAATAGATATAAGATCCCTTACTTTACTAGCTTTGAGACTGCTCAGACCGTTTTAGGAAGTATGAAGTCAACTGAACTAAAAGTGCAGTCATTACAATCATATACAGCTTCTTTACAAGAAGTAATGACTTTAAATTAATTAGGAAGTGTAAGCTTTCGAATTCGAAGTAATCCGAAAGCTTACCATACCTCCTAAAAAGAAGATTGCTATATTTCTTAAGCTATTTTGCTATTATTCGATTTTTGGATACTACTTTAATAAGTCTCAGCTCGATAATTTTTACAAGTATTGATCAAACCATCTGCCAATTTGTTCTAATCTTTTTATGCGCATAGATGGGTCCCCGCTTCTGCTTAGCTCATGATTTGCTCCAGGGAACCGAATAAACTCAACTTCTTTCTTCAAGTGTTTCAACGTTACGTATAATTGTTCACCTTGCTCAATCGGACAACGAAAATCTAGTTCCCCATGAAGAATTAGTAACGGTGTTTCGATATCTGCTGCATACTTAAGTGGAGATATATCCCAAAGATCTTCCGGACCATCTAGTAGATTTAATCCATGCTCCCATTTTGTAAAGAAATATCCAATGTCACTAACTCCGTAAAAACTGAGCCAGTTTGAAATGGAACGTTGGGTAACGGCTGCCTTAAATCGGTTCGTATGTCCAACAATCCAGTTTGTCATAAATCCACCATAGCTTCCGCCGGTTACTCCAAGTCGATCTTTATCAATAAAGGAATATTTATCGAGACAATAATCTACTGCTTCCATTAAGTCTCGGTAGTCTCCTTGCCCATAATTTTCTCTCACACCATTAACGAATTGTTGTCCATATCCGTGACTACCGCGAGGATTTGTATAAACAACAACGTATCCTTTTGCAGCTAATAATTGTAATTCATGGAAAAATGAATTCCCGTACATAGCATGAGGCCCACCATGAACTTCTAGAATAAACGGATATTTTTTTCCTTCTTCAAAATTATATGGTCGTAATAACCACCCTTGAATTGCAAGTCCATCCGATGATGTAAAGGTAATTTCCTCTGGTTGTTCTACATGGATTTCTTCTAATAATGATTTATTAGCATTTGTTAGTAATGAAAGTTCACGATTACTGGTTAATTCATAAAAATTTCCTGGGTCTATTGGAGAGCTGATTCCTAAAATAAAGGATTCTTCATCAGGATAATAGGTAAAACCAAATACATGATTATCTGCTCCGTATACTTTTTCCAGATTTCCTTCAAGGTCTGTTTGATATAGAGAGGTAGCTCCTTGGTCGGTTCCTAAGAAATAAATTGATTTTCCGTCTTTGGACCAGATTGGGCCATCCTCTGATTCTCCTAATCTAGAATCTGTAATCATCGCATCACCTAATTGAATATCCCACTGATTTGTAATTTCTTTTCTTTCTTTTGAGGAAAGTTCAAATAGATAGAGTTTCGTTAATGTTGCGCCGGCATAATCAAAATCATGACCGAATGTAATAATTTGTGAGCTATCGCTTGAAAAGCGGGAATTATAATAATTGCTATTTCCATCTGTTAATAATGTAAATTCCTGTGTATGTAAGTTTAATAGAAATAAATCGGAAATTAGTTGAGAATCTGCTTCTTCACTCCAATTACTAGAAAAAACTAATTTCTTACCATCTGTAGAAATATCATGTAAGGAATGGTCGGTTGATTTTGTGGTCCATTGTTTAAATTGTTTTGTCGTTAGGTGGTATTCGATTATTTGTATATTCGAATCGTCATGGAATCCTTTAGCATCTGATTTGTATTTTAAACGATTAACAACAAGCGGTTCTTTTTGTTTATCCTTTTTAATTTGTTGCTTTTCTTCGCACGTTAGTTCTTTTTGTGAATGGATGTCATCATCAGTGTTTAATGGAGCAGAAAAGAATATAGATGAACCATCTGGAGCCCATCTAGGTGAATAAGCACCTTTTTGGAAAAATGTAATCTGTTTTGGCTCACCGCCATCTAGATCAATCAGCCATAGTTGTGATGTGCCTGATCTAGTGGACTGAAATACAGCTTGCGTATTACTCGGGTTAATTCGAAAATTGGTATTGGAATGTTTTCCAAATGTCCATTGTTTTGTTTGGTTCGTAGAAATATCTGTACTGTAAACATGTGATTCGTATTCATTATCTTCATTTACCTTTGTTGAAACATATGTAAAGCGGTTGTTCGAAGCAGTGTATGTGGGGCCACTCAAAATTTCTAACTGTTTTAAATCCGTTTCGTTTATTGCACGTTTTGTTAAATTCATGTATATCCTCCTAAATTTTACAAAAAATCAAAAACTTGTTATTATTTTAAACTAATTAGAGGGTCTAATCAATTGAAATATCTTTAAACTGATGAAAAAATTGTTTAAGTTGTTTCGGGTTTTTAAGAATATAAATTTGTTTTTCTTTAACAGCATCCAATTTATCAAAAATAGTAGGACATTTATCTTTATTAAACTTTAAGACATATTGTACAAACTCCCAATCTATTTTTTCTTTACAATCTTCTCCCATATCTGGTCTAGTTTGTCCATGATACTGAATCCTTCTTTTTATGATTCTGAATAGACAACGGGTGGTTCTGTAATGAAGAAATATAATCGTGTCAGCCTTTTTGATTCGCGTATCCATTGTTGCATTGTAATTTCCGTCAATAATCCAAGCTGGCTCTTCCATAATTTCTTTTTGTTTTTCTATAAATTTATCTCGTTCGATCTGTTCCCATCCTGGTTTCCAAAAAAAGGAATCTAAATGATATACGGGGAGCTTTTTATATTCGCCAAGCTGCATTGCTAATGTTGACTTCCCGGAACCAGGACAACCTATTATCATAATTTTATTCATTATAATCTCCTTTCTTAAATGAATAGAGTATTGCTAATCTTGATATTGGGAATATTAAGAAAACGAAACGAGTGAAAAAACGAGGCTAAGTAAAATAATTAGCTAAGCCTCGTTTTTGTAAGTGTTAGAACAAAAGCGCAAGCGCCCGTTTATCACCGTATGTCCTGCGCCCCTGGTTTTCAAGGGGTGGTTCGACTGGTCGAACTTCTTTATTTCTTTGAGATAAAGGAAACACGATAAGCGTATGCGAATCGATGTTGACTTTCACCGCACGGGTATAAGTGCGACTATGCCTCACAAAGGACATTCGGCAGTCTTCTTTTCACCATTGGCATAAGTGCGACTTTGCCTCACAAAGAACACTCGGCAGTCTTCTTTATCGTAAGGAGGTCTCCGGAAGGACAATAGGTGATGGGCGCTGGAGCTGGACGTGGCTAATTAACTTAGTTGTTTATCCACAGCTCCAAAATTTTAGACCATAAAAAAGAATGTTACACAGTTAATTTATCTTTTATAGCTGCTTCTGTTTCATATGCTCGCTGTAATTGCTTGGTGATTGTACCTGGCTTACCGTCTCCAATAGCTTTATCATCCACACGTACAATGGGCGTAACTTCAGAAGTACTACTGGATAAGAATATTTCATCTGCACTAGAAATGTCTTCTAGTTGAAACGCTTCTTCAATAAGTTCAATATTTGCAGCTTTTAAGAACCTTTCCACTGCCATGCGCACACAACCGTAGAGTATATTGTTTGTTGTTGGGTGAGTATATACTTTCCCGTTTTTAACTAAATACACATTGGATGCACTGCATTCAGTGACTTTGCCGTCTCTATGGAGAATAGCCTCATAACATCCTTGTTCTTTAGCTGTCTGTTTTGCTAGAACATTAGGAAGTAAGTTTAAACTTTTAATATAGCAATTTTCCCAACGAATATCAGGTTGAGTAATCGTTGATACTCCATGTTGTAGAGCTTCTTTATTTCTTGGCATATCCTGTACATAGGCATACATATTTGGTTCTACAGATTGTGGGAAGATATGATCGCGAGGAGCAGACCCTCTTGTGATTTGCATATACACTTTTCCATCTGTAGTCATTTCATTTTTTGTAATTAGTTGAAGCAATAATTCTTTCATTTCTTTTTTACTTTGAGGTATTTCAATTTTAATTGCTTCTGCAGAACGATATAATCGATCGACATGTTCTTCAAATAAATAGTATTTCCCCTCATATACACGGATAACTTCATAAATACCATCTCCGAATTGCAAACCACGTTCTTCAAATGGGTAGTTTAGGCTATCCTTATCTTTAAATTCAGATTGCGTTAAAATAATTGGATATACAGACATAAAATAAGCTCCTCTCTTCAAGCATAAGTCTAGTTTATAACTTGCTATATCATATGTAAATAACTAATTATTTCATAATTATCTATATAAATGCGTCAATTTTAGTATTATAGTTCGTTGAAGGATTACTTGCTAAAAAGCGGACTGCTGTAAGGAAAATCAAATCAATAATTGGACCTTATAAGTAAGATATCTATTATGAAGTTCATTTTAAAAACGTAAATTAAATATAAATTTTGTAAAAAAATGTTGAAATTATGGTTGATTTGTTAAATTAACATTGCTATAATGTAACTTGTCAGCGAAAAAGACACATTATATTTACTTCATGCGGGTGTAGTTTAATGGTAAAACCTCAGCCTTCCAAGCTGATGACGAGGGTTCGATTCCCTTCACCCGCTCCATACATATGTCATAACGCAGTGTTTCGTACATAGGGTCTACGAAGCGTTGCGTTTTTTAATGGTTTAGGAAGGTATAAAGTTAAGCGGCTGCGGATAAACGGACGCTTGCACTTCTGTTAAACATATAGAATTCTTGAAATAATAATTATCTGCATAGTATTCTTGTGTTAAATACCTATGTTGGGGGGCGATATAATGGAACAACTAAAAAAGAAATTAACGCAAATAGATCGAAAAGGTTATAAAAGTTATAAACAAATACAGGGAATGTATACACATCCTTTATTCAAACTCCATATCGATTATGTGCAAGGTGATCCATTTGCTAGTCCATCAAAAATTAGACTTGTGATTAATCATCATAAACGGTCAATTGACACAGCTTGGTTAGAAACAGAAGAAAGAAGAACTGCAGTAGAAGATACGTTTGCAAGAGTAATTGATCAAGCAATTAGTCATAATAAAATGTCGATAAAAGGCTCAGGAAAAAGTGGATTGATTGCATTTGATGGGCCCGGACAAGAAATTTTGAAACGTTCCGCTGTTTCACTGCAAGAACATACAATCACTGTTTGTTTATCAGTAGGCTTACCTGCTCAGGGCAGATCCATTAACGGCAAAGAAGCAATTAAACTCTTTAGCGAAGTATTACCGAATCTTTTAAAAGAGTCCGTATTTAAAGTCGAAAATGAACAAATAGAAAAAGCAATTATTTTAGCTGATCAACAGTCTCATATTTTGAAAGTAATGAAAGAAAATAAATGGGTATCTTTTGTTGCTAATGGCTCCATACTTCCGCGCAGGAGTGGAGTAAGTAATTTACCGCAACATCAAGCTGTGCCATTTCAAAGTCCAAAGGAAAATGAAGTGGAAATTGACTTACCTCATGGGAAAACAATCAAAGGTATGGCGACTCAGCAAGGAGTTACATTAATTACAGGTGGCGGTTATCACGGTAAAAGTACACTGTTGCAAGCAATTGAAAGAGGGGTATATCGTCATACCGCTGGAGATGGACGAGAATTTGTATTAACCGATCCGACAGCGGTCAAGATAAGAGCAGAAGATGGAAGGAAAATTTCATCGGTAGATATATCGCCATTTATTTCAAACTTGCCACATGGAAAAGATACGAACAACTTCTCCACAGATGATGCAAGTGGAAGTACGTCACAAGCAGCAAATGTAATGGAAGCAATTGAAGTAGGTTCAAATACGTTATTAATTGATGAAGATACAAGTGCAACAAATTTCATGATTAGGGATATCCGTATGCAGAAATTGGTTGCTAAAAATAAAGAACCAATAACTCCATTTATTCATCGTATACGTCAACTAGTCGATGATCTAGGGGTATCAGTAATTTTAGTTACGGGTGGATCAGGTGATTACTTTTCAGTTGCAGACAATGTTATTTTGATGGAAGAGTACATTCCTAGACAAGTAACCAATGAGGCGAAAAAAATCATAAATGAAAATCCAATTGAAAATGAAGAAGTTCCATCAAATGAATTTGGTAGAAGTACAAGACGTAAGTTATTACAATCCTCATTTCCAAAGGATGGAGATAGGAAATTTAAGATTCAAGCAAAAGGACAATATCAAATTATGTTAGGGAAAACACCTATTCTATTTTCAAATACGGAACAACTTATTGATTCTTCGCAAACAAGAATGATAGCAGAAATTATACAGTATTTGTATCGATCAACTATTATGGAAAACCGCTCATTTACGGATATTTTGGATTTTATTGAGGTTGAGATGAATAAAGACTTGGATCAACTCACCCTAAACAAGGGAAAACATCCCGGTGATTTAGCAAAACCCCGCCGTTATGAAATTGCGGCAGTCCTAAATCGTATGCGTAATGGCAAGTTTGTATTAAATCATATATAGAAAGGAGGGGGCGTCTTGCAAGTAGCTCAATTAAAGGAAGATATTCAATCTTATGCAAAGGAAATCGGCATTGATAAAATCGGTTTTACGACCGCTGATGTTTTTACAGAATTAAAAGAACGATTACGCAGACAACAGGAACTACAATACCAATCTGGTTTTGAAAAAGGTTCTATAGAAGAAAGAACCGAACCTAAAAGGTTATTACCAGAA from Oceanobacillus iheyensis HTE831 encodes:
- the argB gene encoding acetylglutamate kinase, which codes for MTTVVFKVGGSVLNQLSPKFYQVLLQLKETGTCNPIIVHGGGPEINEALSKMNIKTEFVDGLRVTSEEVLSIAEMVMSGTINKRIVSSIQSIGGNALGLSGVDGKLLRAKQMHDGKLGLVGEVVEVNTEWLSIIMNSGGIPVISPIAIGDADKRYNVNGDMAAGAVAEAFQSKLILVSNIPGVIESVNGEEIIHHHLTKQQVESKIDSGVIYGGMIPKVRSALASLKSGVAESVILNGLNPIEIKNYLEGKTVGTVLTEREVEHV
- a CDS encoding acetylornithine transaminase, with amino-acid sequence MSSTTKVSSAVMQTYNRFPITATKGKGSFLWDDNGEKYLDYTSGIATCNLGHVPDNVQHAISNQLKDLWHCSNLYHIPSQEKLAALLTEYSCLDQVFFCNSGAEANEAAIKIAKKYAKDKGYDDRTEIITFEQSFHGRTGSTMAATAQEKIHQGFTPLTEGFRYLPFNNKESLSEIDNGKTSAVLLEVIQGEGGIHTAEKDWLKQLAAICKQADILLMIDEIQTGIGRTGSLFAYQPYGIEPDVITVAKGLGSGFPIGAMLAKQHIAASFSPGTHGSTFGGNPVAAAAGIATLKEILSDGFLENCKEGQEELFNQLKSIKEISPLIKDIRGKGYLMGIEVMNQASAWIEKLREKQILVLPAGEKVVRILPPLTTTKEELQICIQALKEVALELGGNTNG
- a CDS encoding carbamoyl phosphate synthase small subunit, with the protein product MDKGFLVLETGEVFEGILIGDKQAIEGELVFNTGMTGYQEMMTDPSYKGQILTFCYPIIGNYGINDIDDESKEIAVSAVIASDICDEPSHYQLTRSFSKQLEQAGIPGLFEIDTRQLVMIIREHGSLRAKIVTDEWETKNITWQTRSLLSLVNSVSVKQSETYGTGDTHIAIMDYGYKKSIRNALLQQGCKVTVVSYQTPLHHIKELNPDGIVLSNGPGDPMELQAYFPVIKQITQDYPTLGICLGHQLIALAYGAMTKKMHFGHRGGNHPVKDLFTGKVWITSQNHGYVVEEDTIDYMQFDVLFKNVNDRSLEGLKHCHYPVTTVQFHPEAHPGPSDTNYIFEDFLNEVREKKGALTHAKA
- a CDS encoding carbamoyl phosphate synthase large subunit — translated: MPKRKDINKVLVIGSGPIIIGQAAEFDYAGTQACLALKDEGIEVVLVNNNPATIMTDEQIADNVYLEPLNKETLVKIIEKEKPDGLIGTLGGQTGLNLSIELFEAGILEKYEVELLGTSVDSIQKGEDREKFRELMIEINEPISESKIVTNVEEGLRFIDQIGFPIILRPAYTLGGEGGGFAHNEAEFEELLNRGLGLSPIHQVLVEKSIKGWKEVEYEVMRDANDTCIIVCNMENMDPVGVHTGDSIVVAPSQTLTDHQYQMLRSASVKVIRALNVVGGCNIQFALNPDSNEYCIIEVNPRVSRSSALASKATGYPIASMAAKCAIGLNLDELKNPVTGSTYASFEPALDYIVVKLPRFPFDKFSEADRSLGTQMKATGEVMAIDRTFEGALNKAVRSLELGVSGLDWPKMDERGDQELFRLIETPNDLRLFALAEALNRGISVETLHQKTFIDFWFLAKIQHILHTEKELANYTLASLPVHLFKKAKRYNISDVQIAKLLQTTSKKVRDFAKEIDVHPVYKLVDTCAGEFDAVTPYYYSTWYGEDEVQINLDSKKILVVGSGPIRIGQGVEFDYCSVHAVQALQKAGYETIMINNNPETVSTDYSVADKLYFEPLALEDVLHVIEKEKVDGVMLQFGGQTAINLANELEKEGIPLLGTKPKEIDQMEDREQFYQFLNQLGIPHIKGEIVHNQKEVISTVKDLGFPVLIRPSYVIGGQSMYICYNEKDLLSYVSKIQEDTHDRCWPLLIDDYLPGMEYDVDVISDGENIVIPGIVEHIEKAGVHSGDSIGVFPPRELKSEQQERMIEIAKQIAGKLPIVGIMNIQFVIHHQTIYVLEVNPRASRTVPVISKVTGVPMIEWAVYSQLGYPLTDIVSKVGLLPAPHYYTIKAPVFSSSKLKGVDQILGPEMKSTGELIGMSMSFEDAIKKAIVPVNFNDKYKLGVFLSVSDLWKEDSIAFMNKYSHVFSRLSATEGTSKFLQEKGFSIEAISKDIGMIEEYFNEHQPDVVINIPNQGRDKTRLGYLLRELCNRYKIPYFTSFETAQTVLGSMKSTELKVQSLQSYTASLQEVMTLN
- a CDS encoding S9 family peptidase, whose amino-acid sequence is MNLTKRAINETDLKQLEILSGPTYTASNNRFTYVSTKVNEDNEYESHVYSTDISTNQTKQWTFGKHSNTNFRINPSNTQAVFQSTRSGTSQLWLIDLDGGEPKQITFFQKGAYSPRWAPDGSSIFFSAPLNTDDDIHSQKELTCEEKQQIKKDKQKEPLVVNRLKYKSDAKGFHDDSNIQIIEYHLTTKQFKQWTTKSTDHSLHDISTDGKKLVFSSNWSEEADSQLISDLFLLNLHTQEFTLLTDGNSNYYNSRFSSDSSQIITFGHDFDYAGATLTKLYLFELSSKERKEITNQWDIQLGDAMITDSRLGESEDGPIWSKDGKSIYFLGTDQGATSLYQTDLEGNLEKVYGADNHVFGFTYYPDEESFILGISSPIDPGNFYELTSNRELSLLTNANKSLLEEIHVEQPEEITFTSSDGLAIQGWLLRPYNFEEGKKYPFILEVHGGPHAMYGNSFFHELQLLAAKGYVVVYTNPRGSHGYGQQFVNGVRENYGQGDYRDLMEAVDYCLDKYSFIDKDRLGVTGGSYGGFMTNWIVGHTNRFKAAVTQRSISNWLSFYGVSDIGYFFTKWEHGLNLLDGPEDLWDISPLKYAADIETPLLILHGELDFRCPIEQGEQLYVTLKHLKKEVEFIRFPGANHELSRSGDPSMRIKRLEQIGRWFDQYL